The stretch of DNA TCGATTTCGGGCAGTTGCGAGAGGATACACCGCGAGTCGTAGCCCGCACTCAACAGGAGGCCCTTGCGGCCGGGCAGGTGCGAGCGCCGCCGAATCGCGCGCTGGAGGCGGCGGGCGAGTTCCTCTGCGTAGTCGAACTCCTCTGGCTCGTAGACGAATCGACGCAGGGTGTCGGTGCCCGTCTCGGTGAGGTAGCCATCGAAGGGCACCCGCCGGAGCTGGTCGAAGACGGTGCGACCGTCTAAGACGAAGCCGAGGTGGAGGAACTCATAGAGGGATTTCTGGGTGACTTCGGGCGTCTGGATGGGGCGGGCGACCTGCGAGGCGTCGGTGCCGAACACGCGCTTGCCGGGGGCGTCCGTGTAGAACACTTCCCACGAGCGAATGGTGTCAACGGCGATTTTCGCCTCGCCGTCGTGTTCGATGAGAATGACCGACGAGCCGTTGTTCTCGCCGAAGGCCTCGTCGCCGTCTTCCTTGTACCGCTCGAACAGCCACTCGGCTGGCGGCTTCGTAACCGGGTTTGGTGGGAACACTTCCCCCCAGATGACACAGAGGCCGTCGTCACCGTTGTAGATGGATGTCCGGCCGTCGATGCCGAGGCCGATGTCTCTGACACCGACGGTGACGACGTCGCCACTCAGCACGCGGTCGAACTCGTATTCCGAGCGATAGCGCGTGAAGTCGTCCCGGTCACCGAACACACCGAATAGTTCTTTTTTCATTGTAGTCCCTCCTGAGAGCTTTTGCTGATTACTCGACCGTGACGCTCTTTGCTAGGTTCCGTGGCTTGTCGATAGACCGGTCTAACGTTGCGGCCATGTGGTAGGACAGCAGTTGGAGATGGACGTTAGAGAGGAGCGCCGAGAGTTTCGGATGGGTGTCAGGTACGGCGAGGTGGGCGTCTGCGACCTCGATTTCGGCGCTTGGCTCCTTTCCGACGGTGATGACCGGCGCGCCTCGGGCGGCTGCCTCTTCTGCGTTCTGAATCGTCTTCTCGTCTTTCTCACCGGTAAGGATGGCGAACACAGGCGTTTTGTCTGTGACGAGCGCGAGCGGGCCGTGTTTGAGTTCGCCTGCGGCGAAGCCCTCTGCGTGCTCGTAGGTGATCTCCTTGAACTTGAGCGCGCCTTCTAACGCCGTCGGGTGACCAAGGCCACGGCCGATGAAGAAGAACGACTCGTCGTCGACGTAGTCCGCCATGAGCTGTTCTGCGCGGGTGGTCTCTAACACCTGGTCGAGGTGACGTGGGAGTTCTTCGATGCCGCGAAGCAGCTCCTTGCGGTCTGCGGTTGGCTCGCCGCCGTCTACGTCTTCGAGGATGCGCTCTGCGAGGAGTGTGAGCGTGACGGCCTGCGAGGAGAACGTCTTGGTCGCGGCGACCCCAATCTCGGGGCCAGCGCGGATGAACAGCGCGTCGTCTGCCTCGCGGGCGGCCGACGAGCCGACGACGTTCGTCACCGCGAGCGTGCGGGCACCGCGCTCTTTGGCGAGGCGCAGCGCGCTCATCGTGTCTGCCGTCTCACCACTCTGGGTGACGGCGATGACGAGCGAGTCCTCCGTGAGGAGTTCTGACTGCCCGTTGTACTCGCTGCCGAGGAACGGCTGGGCGTGGACGCCGCCCTCTGAGAGCTGGTGTGCACCGTACATCGCAGCGTGATACGACGTGCCACACGCGACGAACTGGATGTGGTCTACGTCCGAGAACGCGCCTGCGGGGAAGTCTTCGAGCGTGACCTGCTCGTTTTCGACGTCCACGCGGCCTTTGATGGTCTTCGAGAGGGCCTCAGGCTGCGTGAAAATCTCCTTTTGCATGTAGTGGTCGTAGCCATCTTTCTCTGCGTCCTCTGCGTCCCAGTCGACCTCTTCTACGTCGCGCTCGATCGGGTTGCCTGCGAGGTCGGTTACTTCGACGCCGGCTTCGTTTACGATGACCACGTCGCCCTCTTCGACGAACATGACCTTGTCCGTGAAGTCGAGGAACGCCGGAACGTCGCTCGCGATGTAGTACTCGCCGTCGTTGAGGCCGACGACGAGCGGCGAACCCTGTCGGGCGGTGTAAATCTTCTTTTCGCCCTCGGGGAGCATGGCGATGGCGTAGCTGCCTTCGAGTTTCCGGATGGTCTGGCGGAACGCTTCGTCCGTCGTGAGACCGTCTGCTTTGAACTCCTCGATGAGGTGCGGGATGACTTCCGTGTCCGTCTGGCTCGTGAACGTGTGCCCCTTCGCCTTCAGCTCGTTACGCAGGGCTTCGTAGTTCTCGATGATGCCGTTGTGGACAACGGCGATGTCGCCCGTGCAGTCTTCGTGGGGGTGGGCGTTGTCTTGGGTTGGCTCGCCGTGAGTCGACCAGCGGGTGTGGCCAATGCCGACGTTGCCGTTCGGGGCGTTGTTCCCGATGAGGTTCTTCAGTTCCGAAATCTCACCAGCTTCTTTGCGGATTTTGATGCCCGTGCCGTTCTGGATGGCAATCCCGGCCG from Haladaptatus sp. ZSTT2 encodes:
- the glmS gene encoding glutamine--fructose-6-phosphate transaminase (isomerizing), which translates into the protein MCGIIARIGSDDAFDDILTGLENLEYRGYDSAGIAIQNGTGIKIRKEAGEISELKNLIGNNAPNGNVGIGHTRWSTHGEPTQDNAHPHEDCTGDIAVVHNGIIENYEALRNELKAKGHTFTSQTDTEVIPHLIEEFKADGLTTDEAFRQTIRKLEGSYAIAMLPEGEKKIYTARQGSPLVVGLNDGEYYIASDVPAFLDFTDKVMFVEEGDVVIVNEAGVEVTDLAGNPIERDVEEVDWDAEDAEKDGYDHYMQKEIFTQPEALSKTIKGRVDVENEQVTLEDFPAGAFSDVDHIQFVACGTSYHAAMYGAHQLSEGGVHAQPFLGSEYNGQSELLTEDSLVIAVTQSGETADTMSALRLAKERGARTLAVTNVVGSSAAREADDALFIRAGPEIGVAATKTFSSQAVTLTLLAERILEDVDGGEPTADRKELLRGIEELPRHLDQVLETTRAEQLMADYVDDESFFFIGRGLGHPTALEGALKFKEITYEHAEGFAAGELKHGPLALVTDKTPVFAILTGEKDEKTIQNAEEAAARGAPVITVGKEPSAEIEVADAHLAVPDTHPKLSALLSNVHLQLLSYHMAATLDRSIDKPRNLAKSVTVE